The genomic region GGCCTTCACCGTGTCCCAACCATTACGATGGGCGTTTGGCTACTATGCCGTCTGCTGACTTCTGCTCAATCACCGGCAGGGTTACCCCCATCGGCGCTATCGGTGTCCACCTCGTTCGCTCGCAACCGCCGATGGCAACGGCTGCGCCCAGGCTTGATCGACCAGTGGCCTGACTGGTAATTGACCGATTGCTTGTTGAGCAGACCCCGATGCGTCGGACCGCCCCAGATAAGAACATGAACTTTCATTGCACAACTGCATCATTTACGGTGGCCGTTAGATCACGCGGCTTCGCGGAAGGCCGCCCCGTCGGCTTGTGCCAACTCGCCTCCGGCCTACGCCTCATATGATGTTCTTGTTCATCCGCTCGCAGTTTTGCTAGCGGCTTACTTCCGGCCGGCGTTCCGGAGACCGATCCTCACGGATTGGCCCTTGCCATTCGCTAGTGGTTAGCGTTCAATCGGCTAAAACCGGCTGAGCGGTGACCTTCCCACAGGGGACTTTCACCCCATTAGTTCATGCCCATGCTGGGCGTACACAAGTCACAGCAGCGGACGAATTTCAGCCTCCGCTGTGTTTAGCGTTATGTGAGTCCAAAAATTTCGAGGACAAAAATATGAATTTAAGGGTTGTCGGCACCATTGGGACGTTTCTTTTAGTTTTCCTGGGGCTAATGTATAAAGTTGGCGACTTTAACGTCGAAGAATTTTTCGTTTTTCTAGGCTTTGGGTCTATAGCGGGCTTAATCGCTTGGTTTAAACTTTTTAAGCCAAGCTCTCAACGTGAAGGCAACTAAGTGCACATGCTTGGCCATTGAACAGGCATCTATGCTCGTTTTCGCCATTTATTCCGTCTGGGTCAGAAAAATGGAATTCCCCGTGCTGGTACTTGCCGGCATGTCCAGCGTTGCACCAAGAGCATTCAATCGGGTAGCCGGGGGTATCTAACCCTCAGCCCCCACAACACCCTGTACCGATGCGTCGGACCGACGGCTCCGCACAGGGCGTTTCACCGGGAATGGTGAAGCCTGATCCATCCATAACGCAGCGATACATCCGCAAATATATTCAGTGTCATACCCTACCCTCGGAATATACCGCTTCGCTGACATGGAAAATATACGTTTTCTTGCCACTGAAGAATGCAGCATTATTATCTCAACTCGGCGCTCCCTCCAATCAATCAGATAGCGTTTTGCGTATCTGTTCTAGTTCGCTCCGGCGCTCGGGGGTGATTTTTGGGTAGGCCATCTGCAGGCTCTCGAACGTGTCGATGATGATCTGAGCGATCACCAGCCGCGCGTTTTTCTTGTCGTCGGCGGGCACCACATACCAAGGCGAATCCTCAGTGCTGGTGTTGCTCAGGCAGGCTTCATAGGCCCTCATATAGTCATCCCAGAATTTCCGTTCTTCGCTATCGGCCAAGCTGAATTTCCAGCTTTTATCGGGGTCATCAATGCGGCTCAGAAATCGCTGGCGCTGCTCTTCTTTGGAAATGTGCAGGAAAAACTTACAAACGCGTGTACCGTTACGATGTAAGTGCGCTTCCATGTCGGCGATGGATTGGTACCGGCCCTGCCATAGGGTGTTTTTGTCGAGTAATGCATCCGGCAGTGCTTTATTCGTGCGCCAAAGAAAGTCGTGCTCCAGTTCCATGGCGCTGGGACGCTGGAAGCTGAAAACCTGGCAGCCTTGCGGATTGACGCCGGACATTACGTGGCGAATGGCGCCATCTTTGCCCGCTGCATCCATCGCCTAGAAAATCAACAGCATCGCATAACGGTTAGAGGCATAATGCAGTTGTTGAAGATCACTCAGCTCAGCCACTTGGCTTTGCAGCTGCTTTTTATAGTCCTTCTTGGAGGTGTAAAAGGGATCCACCCTCGTCGGCCACTGGCCGAGATCGACTGCACGCCCCTCTTTTACGCGGAATTGAGCGGTATCGAACGTCATCCCCATTTGGCAGTGCACTCCAGCAGCAACTCAGTGACGCGGGTTACTGTCACCAGAGGATGAATCGTCATCGGATGAGTTGTCATCCGCTTTGAGGTAGTAATCCTTTTCCTCGAATGTCTTCATGTCAGGATCTTCAATGTTGTTCTTGCGACGGCCCTGATAAAGCCAGAAGGCCACAACAGCGCCAATAATGATCAGTATGATCCACTTCATGTCCGTTTCCTCCACACAGTGAGATACCTTATATTCGGGCATTCCATGCTGTTACTCGCTTACAACAGTAACCGGACGAGTGGCGTGCCTGACGACCTTTTCACTGATACTGCCCAAAGTCAGGCTGCGCACCGCCGAATGGCCGCGCCTTCCCAAAACCAGGTGAGTACCGGGATTGGCTTCCAGATATTCAATGATTTCATGAGCGGGATCACCTTTGAGCAGGATTTCTTCGGTTGGATTGAGCTTCCCACTTACGGCCTCTTTCGCGGCGTCGAACACTTTGCGCCCATACTCCTGTTGTTCTTCCTCAAGATCGCTGGGGGCTGCGCCGCTGATAATCATCCTCTCTACCTTTGAGCCCGGAAATACCGATAACAGCTTCAATGGGTGACCGGTGGCTTTTGCCAGTTCGGCTGCCATTTTTGCTGCCTTTAACGATTGATCTGAACCGTCGCAAGCGACCACGATGCTCGGAGTAACGTTAGCCATTATACCTTCTCCCTTCCTACTGGATGTACTACCAGCAGAACAGATTTATTTAACCGATGTAAATCAAAATTGATTGGTGTTTCAGCGCTGAGCTTCAATGCGGTCCCAGTTGACGTTATTGACCGTCGAGTCAGTGTTGGGGTTGTAGAGCGCATCGCTATTGAGAATATAGGTGCTGTTACCATCAGTATAGACTTGGTCGTAGAAGCTGGGGAGCTTGATTGTCTCACCTGAAGGTGTGGTGTACGGCGTCTCTTCTCGTATGGTGTCCACGTATTGCTCCTGAATACGATCACTGGCCGCGGAGCGCTCCTTGTAACCACCGACAATTATGTCGTTGATATCGCTGTTAATTTTCTGCATCTTGCGATTGTGATCCTGCCAGTATCGTTGCATCTCTGCTTCCCATATCGGATTGGTGCGGATCGACTGGACAATGGCTGAGAGAACCGCGTCGACCAGGTAGTTGGTGCCAGCCAGGCCACGGAAACGCGGAAAAGATCTCTGAGATCAGCTCGCACGATATCGAACTCATGGTCAACGAAATCGTATTCGCTCAATATGAAACCAGAGACGTTCAAGGCCCCTATCAGGTTCTGCATCGCATCAAGTTAGGCAGTGCGGCTGCAGAAAGCCCCGATTCAGTTTAACGGAGCGAGTGCGACGATGACTCCTTCGTCTGCGGCCAGTTTACCTTGGCAAATATCCGGGTAGATCTCTGTCAGTCCGCTCAAGCCTTGCACCGTTCTGATTTTTAACCAGTTGCGGCTCCAGGCGGCCGAGGCATGCATAAAGCGCTCACTCTGTTCAGAGAAGCCCTGCGGCCCCCAGTCTTTCATGCGTTTCTAGATGTACGTAGGCGCAAAGAAAACTCGCTTTTAGCCTCGTCCAGTCCGGCATCTCCTCGGCTCTCGGTCCAATGGGTCAGGCCAACTCTGATACTGTAATTCAGGTTTTCACCCAGCAGTTGGGCCAGCTGCTTTACTAGGGGGAGGTTGTGTGACGAAGTGAGCGCAACCGCAGATGGTGCGTCTGGGTCGTCTGCCAGTGCAAAGGCCAAGCCGGTGCTCAGTAATCTGTGTCGGCTGCATGACGACATGTGTTGCCGGAGGAAAGTAACCGAATAGCCTCTCGCCCACGGTTATCTGATCACAGCTAGAATCGATTACGTCTGCGAAACCCCAAACAGGGATGACGCCCCAGCCATCGCTGTCTTCACCCGCAGGCGGGTAAAACTGCCAGTAGCCGAGCATGTCACCGGCTGCTGCATAGGTAATGTTGTTAGCGGTAAAAGAGAAGCTGTCTACCGCAAGCCTGATGTGTCCGGGCGCGAGTGGTGAGGCGACTGTGTTGGTATCAAGAGGAACCAAGCGTTGCGTGAGAAATCGTCTTTTCGTATCTGAAATTGCGACATCTTCAGGCCCTCTTTGATTTGGTTCATATGTTTTGCAATGTTGATGATTTATCGTAGCACACTGTCATAAAAGCACTTCGCCACGGGCGATTGCACGTGAACACCCAACTTAAAAAAACCCAAACCACAGGAAAGTAGGCACCAGGTAATGGTAAGGAAGTATCCGTGAACAAAATTAATGCTAAGAAGTTGCTGAATAGTAAATGGACTGCGGTCCATCCAGTGAATAAGGAGAAGCATTTCCTTGTAACAGCGCTGGAGTTCGACGAAGAGGGTGATGTCGTTTATTGTCTGATAGAGGCCGTGATATCCAATCGCTCTGAGCCAATAGAGTGGACGACTTTTAAAAATGATAGCAACTGGCTTCAAGGTTGGAAATAGAAGGTTTTCTGGCCAATCTGCCATTTGATGAGTGTCGAGGCATAGGGAAAGCTCGGGGTTAACACTTGGGGCTTCAGAGTCATTATCCGGGGAGTACAGAATGTTGGAGTCGATCGAGGCCGGTCTCGCCGCATGGCTGTTGCCGGGGGCATCTGCGTTGCTGGCGCTGGTGGCAACCTACGCCACCTATCGCATTGCGTTGGCACTTACACGCCGCTTTACGCGCTCCAAGGCCGTTCCCCGTATTTTTCTCGACGCCGCAGCCCGCGCCCTGGGCGTGTTTTTATGTCTGCTGGTATTGAACGGGGTCTTGGAAACCGCACCCGAAGGCCTTCCCCTGCTGACGGAGCTGCAGCATCTGGCCACACTGCTGCTGATCCTGTCGCTGACCTGGGCAGCGGTTCGCTGCACCTCGGCCATTGGGGATGTGATTGTCACGCTCAACCCGGTGCTTGAGGGCCAATGGAAACGTGCCCGTAAAGTCGAAACACAAACTCGTTTTCTGGTTCGCGGCCT from Marinobacter sp. LV10R510-11A harbors:
- a CDS encoding universal stress protein, which gives rise to MANVTPSIVVACDGSDQSLKAAKMAAELAKATGHPLKLLSVFPGSKVERMIISGAAPSDLEEEQQEYGRKVFDAAKEAVSGKLNPTEEILLKGDPAHEIIEYLEANPGTHLVLGRRGHSAVRSLTLGSISEKVVRHATRPVTVVSE
- a CDS encoding TIGR02450 family Trp-rich protein, which encodes MNKINAKKLLNSKWTAVHPVNKEKHFLVTALEFDEEGDVVYCLIEAVISNRSEPIEWTTFKNDSNWLQGWK
- a CDS encoding DUF2855 family protein, producing MVPLDTNTVASPLAPGHIRLAVDSFSFTANNITYAAAGDMLGYWQFYPPAGEDSDGWGVIPVWGFADVIDSSCDQITVGERLFGYFPPATHVVMQPTQITEHRLGLCTGRRPRRTICGCAHFVTQPPPSKAAGPTAG